Proteins encoded together in one Pseudomonas sp. TCU-HL1 window:
- a CDS encoding penicillin-binding protein 1A, which yields MRLLKFFWWSFVAVFCGLLLSFSGAYLYLSPSLPSVDALRRIQLQIPLRVYSSDGKLIAEFGEMRRSPVRFADIPPDFIQALLAAEDDNFANHYGVDLTSLMRAATQLLKTGHIQTGGSTITMQVAKNYFLTSERSFSRKINEILLALQIERELSKDEILELYVNKIYLGNRAYGIEAAAQVYYGKSIREISLAQMAMIAGLPKAPSRFNPLVNPTRSKERRDWILGRMYKLGRIDEARYQQAINEPIDASYHVPTPELAAPYIAEMARAEMVGRYGSDAYTEGFRVTTTVPSDLQQAASTSLREGLIDYDQRHGYRGPETRLPGMTKETWLQELTKQKSLGGLEPAIVTQVEKSGILVLTRSGQEEAVSWDSMKWARPFLNTNSLGARPQQPADVAQVGDLIRVQRQADGSLRFVQLPAAQSALVSLDPNDGAIRALVGGFSFEQSNYNRAAQAKRQPGSSFKPFLYSAALDNGFTAASLVNDAPIVFQEAGMEEAWRPKNDNNTFLGPIRLREALYKSRNLVSIRVLQAIGIDYALNYVSRFGFNKDDLPRNLSLALGTANLTPLEIAGGWSTFANGGYKVQPYLIERIESRDGKTLFVANPPRVPQGEAQSNETAESSAAPDTLLASTDASAPQTQPPAVAERIIDPRTTYILNSMLQDVIKRGTGRRALSMGRGDIAGKTGTTNESKDSWFSGYNADYVTTVWVGFDQPESLGRHEYGGTVALPIWMNYMSAALKDKPAHVQPEPAGLLTLRIDPLSGRAASPGTPDAFFELFKSEDTPPPMSELEPGLAIPGSPLPADEAAPIDLF from the coding sequence ATGCGCCTGCTGAAGTTTTTCTGGTGGTCTTTCGTTGCCGTTTTCTGTGGCTTGTTGCTCAGTTTCAGCGGCGCCTACCTCTATCTTAGCCCCAGCCTTCCGTCCGTCGATGCGCTGCGCCGAATCCAGCTGCAGATTCCCCTGCGCGTGTACAGCAGCGACGGCAAGCTGATCGCCGAATTCGGCGAAATGCGCCGCTCCCCGGTGCGTTTCGCCGACATCCCGCCGGACTTCATCCAGGCCTTGCTTGCCGCGGAGGATGACAATTTCGCGAACCATTATGGCGTCGACCTCACGAGTCTGATGCGCGCTGCCACGCAATTATTGAAGACCGGACACATCCAGACGGGCGGCAGTACCATCACCATGCAGGTGGCGAAGAACTACTTCCTCACCAGCGAAAGAAGTTTCTCCCGAAAGATCAATGAAATATTGCTGGCCCTTCAAATTGAACGGGAACTCAGCAAAGACGAAATTCTTGAACTTTATGTGAACAAGATCTACCTCGGTAACCGCGCGTACGGTATCGAAGCGGCGGCCCAGGTGTATTACGGCAAGTCCATTCGTGAAATCAGCCTGGCGCAGATGGCCATGATCGCCGGCCTGCCCAAGGCGCCCTCGCGCTTCAACCCGCTGGTCAACCCGACACGCAGCAAGGAGCGCCGCGACTGGATTCTCGGTCGCATGTACAAGCTCGGACGCATTGACGAAGCCCGCTACCAGCAGGCGATCAACGAGCCGATCGACGCCAGCTACCACGTCCCCACGCCGGAATTGGCGGCACCGTACATCGCCGAGATGGCCCGCGCCGAAATGGTCGGCCGTTATGGCAGCGACGCCTACACCGAAGGCTTCCGCGTTACCACGACCGTGCCCAGCGATCTGCAACAAGCCGCCAGTACCTCCCTGCGCGAAGGCCTGATCGACTACGACCAGCGCCACGGCTACCGCGGCCCGGAAACCCGCCTGCCCGGAATGACCAAGGAAACCTGGCTCCAGGAACTGACCAAGCAGAAGTCCCTGGGCGGTCTGGAACCGGCCATCGTTACCCAGGTAGAGAAGAGCGGCATCCTCGTCCTGACCCGCAGCGGCCAGGAAGAAGCCGTGAGCTGGGACAGCATGAAATGGGCGCGCCCGTTCCTCAACACCAACAGCCTTGGCGCCCGCCCGCAGCAGCCGGCCGATGTCGCGCAGGTCGGCGACCTGATCCGCGTGCAACGCCAGGCCGATGGCAGCCTCCGCTTCGTCCAGTTGCCTGCCGCCCAAAGCGCCCTGGTTTCCCTGGACCCGAATGACGGCGCCATCCGCGCGCTGGTCGGTGGTTTCTCCTTCGAGCAGAGCAACTACAACCGTGCAGCCCAGGCCAAGCGTCAGCCCGGCTCGAGCTTCAAGCCCTTCCTTTATTCCGCAGCCCTGGACAACGGCTTCACCGCCGCCAGCCTGGTGAATGACGCACCGATCGTCTTCCAGGAAGCCGGCATGGAAGAAGCCTGGCGACCAAAGAACGACAACAACACCTTTCTCGGGCCGATCCGCCTGCGTGAAGCCCTGTACAAGTCGCGCAACCTGGTGTCGATCCGGGTCCTGCAAGCCATTGGCATCGACTACGCGCTCAACTATGTCAGCCGCTTTGGCTTCAATAAGGACGACCTGCCTCGCAACCTGTCGCTGGCCCTTGGCACCGCCAACCTCACCCCGCTGGAAATCGCCGGTGGCTGGAGCACCTTCGCCAACGGCGGCTACAAGGTGCAGCCGTACCTGATCGAACGCATCGAGAGCCGCGACGGCAAGACACTGTTCGTCGCCAACCCTCCGCGCGTCCCTCAGGGCGAAGCCCAATCCAACGAGACCGCAGAGAGCAGCGCGGCGCCGGACACCCTGCTGGCCTCGACCGACGCCTCGGCACCGCAGACACAGCCCCCTGCCGTTGCCGAACGCATCATCGACCCGCGCACCACCTACATCCTCAACAGCATGCTGCAGGATGTGATCAAGCGCGGTACTGGCCGGCGCGCCCTGTCCATGGGCCGCGGCGACATCGCGGGCAAGACCGGCACCACCAACGAGTCGAAAGACAGCTGGTTCTCAGGCTACAACGCCGACTACGTGACGACGGTCTGGGTTGGATTCGACCAACCCGAGAGCCTCGGTCGCCACGAGTACGGCGGTACCGTTGCCCTGCCGATCTGGATGAACTACATGAGCGCTGCCCTGAAGGACAAGCCCGCCCATGTCCAGCCAGAACCCGCAGGCCTGCTGACTCTGCGCATCGACCCCCTCAGCGGTCGCGCCGCCAGCCCCGGTACGCCAGACGCGTTCTTCGAACTGTTCAAGAGCGAAGACACGCCGCCCCCCATGAGCGAACTGGAGCCCGGCCTGGCCATACCCGGCAGCCCGCTGCCCGCAGACGAAGCCGCACCCATCGACCTGTTCTGA
- the aroK gene encoding shikimate kinase AroK: protein MRNLILIGPMGAGKSTIGRLLAKELRLPFKDSDKEIEQRTGADIPWIFDVEGEQGFRDREQAMIEELCEQDGVVLATGGGAVLRPANRQALRSGGRVVYLHTSVEQQIERTARDRNRPLLRSADPGKVLRDLMAIRDPLYREIADIIIETDERPPRLVVQEILARLQELPPR from the coding sequence GTGCGAAATTTGATTCTGATCGGCCCGATGGGAGCAGGAAAAAGCACCATCGGGCGTTTGCTTGCTAAAGAACTGCGACTTCCCTTCAAGGACTCCGATAAGGAAATCGAACAGCGTACCGGAGCGGATATCCCATGGATCTTCGACGTCGAGGGTGAGCAGGGTTTTCGTGATCGCGAACAGGCGATGATCGAAGAACTCTGTGAGCAAGACGGCGTCGTCCTGGCGACCGGCGGGGGCGCAGTCCTGCGTCCGGCCAATCGCCAGGCCCTGCGTTCCGGTGGGCGAGTCGTCTATTTGCATACCTCAGTCGAGCAGCAGATCGAGCGAACCGCTCGGGATCGCAATCGGCCGCTGTTGCGTTCGGCTGACCCGGGAAAGGTCCTGCGCGACCTGATGGCGATTCGCGATCCTCTCTACCGGGAGATCGCCGACATCATCATCGAAACCGACGAACGGCCGCCGCGCCTGGTGGTGCAAGAAATACTGGCGCGCCTGCAGGAATTGCCGCCCCGTTAA
- the pilP gene encoding type 4a pilus biogenesis lipoprotein PilP has translation MSSARARLALCALMLSSLSGCGVGNDFSDLQSYMDEVRARPKGNIEPLPKFQPYEAFTYSAAALRSPFQPPIKIDLAKQQKGSKDIHPDETRVKQFLEGFNIESFEMVGTLANTSGTFALVSGAGGVHRVKVGDYLGRNHGRIVSIDEAKVDVVEIVPDGEGGWLERPRSLALRERS, from the coding sequence ATGAGTAGTGCCCGCGCCCGCCTGGCGCTCTGCGCCCTGATGCTGTCCAGCCTTTCCGGTTGCGGCGTCGGCAACGACTTCAGCGATCTGCAAAGCTACATGGACGAGGTACGCGCTCGTCCCAAGGGCAATATCGAGCCTTTGCCGAAATTCCAGCCCTATGAGGCGTTCACCTACAGTGCTGCGGCCTTGCGTAGCCCCTTCCAGCCGCCGATCAAGATCGATCTGGCCAAGCAGCAGAAAGGCTCCAAGGACATTCATCCGGATGAAACCCGGGTCAAGCAGTTCCTCGAGGGCTTCAATATCGAGTCCTTCGAGATGGTGGGCACCTTGGCCAATACGTCGGGAACTTTCGCCCTGGTCAGTGGTGCAGGAGGGGTGCACCGGGTCAAGGTTGGGGATTACCTGGGGCGCAACCACGGCCGCATCGTCTCCATCGACGAAGCCAAGGTCGATGTGGTCGAAATCGTCCCGGACGGGGAGGGCGGATGGCTGGAGCGTCCGCGGAGTCTCGCGCTAAGGGAGCGCTCTTGA
- a CDS encoding pilus assembly protein PilM, with protein MLGLFNKKANSLLGIDISSTSVKLLELSRSGSRFKVESYAVEPLPPNAVVEKNIAELEGVGQALARVVTKARTGVKAAAVAVAGSAVITKTIEMEAGLSDDDLENQLKIEADQYIPYPLEEVAIDFEVQGASARNSERVDVLLAACRKENVEVREAALALAGLTAKVVDVEAYALERAYSLLSAQLGEGHDELTVAVVDVGATMTTLSVLHNGRTIYTREQLFGGRQLTEEIQRRYGLSVEEAGLAKKQGGLPDDYDSEVLQPFKDAVVQQVSRSLQFFFAAGQFNDVDYILLAGGTASIPDLDRLIQQKIGTPTLVANPFADMALSSKVNAGALASDAPALMIACGLAMRSFD; from the coding sequence GTGCTAGGGCTCTTCAATAAGAAAGCGAATTCGCTGTTGGGGATCGACATCAGCTCGACCTCAGTCAAGCTCCTTGAATTGAGTCGCTCGGGAAGCCGCTTCAAAGTGGAGTCCTACGCCGTCGAGCCGCTCCCGCCAAACGCGGTGGTCGAAAAGAACATCGCGGAGCTGGAGGGCGTCGGCCAGGCGCTTGCTCGCGTGGTCACCAAGGCGCGTACCGGGGTCAAGGCCGCTGCAGTGGCCGTGGCGGGTTCGGCTGTGATCACCAAGACCATCGAGATGGAAGCCGGGCTCTCCGATGATGACCTGGAGAACCAGCTGAAGATCGAGGCTGACCAGTACATCCCCTATCCGCTGGAAGAAGTGGCCATCGACTTCGAGGTGCAAGGCGCCTCTGCGCGCAACTCGGAACGCGTCGACGTGCTGCTGGCCGCTTGCCGAAAGGAAAACGTGGAAGTTCGCGAGGCCGCACTGGCCCTGGCCGGACTCACTGCGAAGGTGGTCGATGTCGAGGCTTACGCGCTTGAACGGGCCTACTCGCTGCTCTCCGCCCAGCTTGGCGAGGGCCATGATGAGCTGACGGTCGCGGTCGTCGATGTCGGTGCCACCATGACAACCCTCAGCGTGCTGCACAATGGCCGCACCATTTATACCCGCGAACAGCTCTTCGGCGGTCGCCAGTTGACCGAGGAGATTCAGCGCCGCTACGGCCTCTCGGTCGAAGAGGCCGGTCTTGCCAAGAAGCAGGGCGGTCTTCCGGACGACTACGACAGCGAGGTTCTGCAACCGTTCAAGGATGCCGTTGTTCAGCAGGTTTCCCGTTCGCTGCAGTTCTTCTTCGCTGCAGGGCAGTTCAACGATGTGGACTACATTCTCCTGGCGGGTGGTACTGCGTCCATCCCTGATCTGGATCGCCTGATCCAGCAGAAGATCGGCACCCCGACCCTGGTTGCCAACCCCTTCGCCGACATGGCACTGAGTAGCAAGGTCAATGCTGGCGCACTGGCCAGCGATGCACCGGCGCTGATGATTGCTTGCGGCTTGGCGATGAGGAGTTTCGACTGA
- the pilO gene encoding type 4a pilus biogenesis protein PilO, whose protein sequence is MSFSDSLDSLRKIDLADLDVNNLGSWPIAVKVITCILLLILVLVLGYNFHLKDLETQLDSKRAEQESLKQQFATKAFQAANLEAYKEQMKEMETSFGALLRQLPSDTEVPGLLEDITRTGLGSGLEFEEIKLLPEATQQFYIELPIQISVVGGYHDLATFVSGVASLPRIVTLHDFEIKPVAEDSNSKLRMSILAKTYRYNDKGLQK, encoded by the coding sequence ATGAGTTTCTCCGACTCCCTCGATAGCCTGCGCAAGATCGATCTGGCCGACCTGGACGTCAACAACCTGGGCTCCTGGCCCATCGCCGTAAAGGTCATTACCTGCATTCTGTTGCTGATCCTGGTTCTGGTGCTGGGTTACAACTTCCATCTCAAGGATCTTGAGACTCAGCTGGACTCCAAGCGTGCCGAGCAGGAATCCCTGAAGCAGCAGTTCGCGACCAAGGCCTTCCAGGCGGCAAACCTGGAAGCCTACAAAGAGCAGATGAAGGAGATGGAAACCTCCTTCGGCGCGCTGTTGCGCCAGCTTCCCAGTGATACCGAAGTGCCCGGCCTGCTGGAAGACATTACCCGCACCGGCCTGGGCAGCGGTCTGGAGTTCGAAGAGATCAAGCTCCTGCCCGAAGCCACCCAGCAGTTCTACATCGAGTTGCCGATCCAGATATCTGTGGTGGGTGGTTACCACGATCTGGCTACCTTCGTCAGTGGTGTCGCCAGCCTGCCGCGAATCGTTACGCTGCATGATTTCGAGATCAAGCCGGTTGCTGAAGACAGCAACTCCAAGCTGCGCATGTCGATCCTGGCCAAGACCTATCGTTACAACGACAAGGGGCTGCAGAAATGA
- a CDS encoding AAA family ATPase, which produces MSSLHADEAYLGHYQFTHDPFAARVPGFKFFPAQRKPVLGQLHHLARYSQLMLVVSGPHGSGKTLLRQALVASTNKQSVQSLVVSARASVEAGGLLRQIAQGLNITQADVRSILAQVAQLALTGQEVYLLVDDAEELDDASLGSLLALAEGNVEARAHVFLFGEDSLLARLDALVEGEERFHVIELQPYSQEETREYLAQRLEGAGRGVELLSDEQVEDIYLQSGGWPGSINQVTRDLLIETMLAQRGSIRKATAGFSLPRKHLLALAVVGVGVVAAWMMQGRNDSAGEAAPTAAQLPLDQAQAPGQGDSGSPAVEFAGSSQPLPLPLVGEAQPVIREPLAQAAGQGEPEDGPAPEGGAAVPPTVTSTAPPQGVQAGPAPTAPVEPIASAKPLPAPVQPIAAAPATPVAAPKPAVPAPTAAPVTKPAPAPAPAPVPAQAVAKPAEKPAPAPAAATGGAAGNGWYRSQASSHFALQVLGTSSESSAKSFVQQNGGQYRYFKKQHQGKALYVVTYGSFANRAAAQAAIKALPAKVQAGKPWPKTFASIQQEMAR; this is translated from the coding sequence ATGAGCAGCCTGCACGCCGACGAGGCCTATCTCGGTCACTACCAGTTCACCCACGATCCCTTCGCGGCGCGGGTTCCTGGCTTCAAGTTCTTCCCGGCCCAGCGCAAGCCCGTGCTCGGCCAGCTGCATCACCTGGCACGTTACAGCCAGCTGATGCTGGTGGTGAGTGGCCCGCACGGCAGTGGCAAGACCCTGCTGCGCCAGGCGCTGGTGGCCAGTACCAACAAGCAGTCCGTGCAGAGTCTGGTGGTTTCCGCGCGTGCCTCGGTCGAGGCGGGCGGTTTGCTGCGTCAGATCGCCCAGGGGTTGAATATTACCCAGGCGGATGTGCGCTCCATCCTCGCTCAGGTTGCCCAGTTGGCGCTGACTGGCCAGGAGGTTTACCTCCTGGTGGACGATGCCGAGGAACTGGATGATGCATCGCTCGGCAGCCTGCTGGCCCTGGCCGAAGGCAATGTCGAGGCGCGCGCCCATGTGTTCCTGTTTGGTGAGGACTCCCTGCTGGCGCGCTTGGACGCGTTGGTGGAAGGTGAGGAACGCTTCCATGTCATCGAACTGCAGCCCTATAGCCAGGAAGAGACGCGCGAGTATCTCGCCCAGCGCCTCGAAGGGGCAGGGCGTGGCGTTGAGCTGCTGAGCGACGAGCAGGTGGAAGATATCTACCTACAGTCCGGTGGTTGGCCGGGGTCGATCAACCAGGTGACTCGCGACCTTCTGATCGAAACCATGCTTGCCCAGCGCGGCTCCATCCGGAAGGCGACTGCGGGCTTCAGTCTGCCCAGGAAACACTTGCTGGCGCTGGCTGTGGTCGGGGTCGGTGTTGTCGCGGCCTGGATGATGCAGGGGCGCAACGACAGCGCCGGTGAGGCTGCCCCCACGGCGGCGCAGTTGCCGCTGGACCAGGCCCAGGCGCCCGGTCAGGGTGACTCGGGCTCGCCTGCTGTCGAGTTTGCGGGGTCTTCCCAGCCGCTGCCGTTGCCCCTGGTCGGTGAGGCTCAGCCAGTGATCCGTGAGCCCCTGGCTCAAGCGGCGGGTCAGGGTGAGCCGGAAGATGGCCCTGCACCTGAAGGTGGCGCAGCAGTGCCGCCTACCGTAACCAGTACCGCACCGCCGCAAGGTGTACAGGCCGGCCCGGCGCCTACCGCGCCCGTCGAGCCCATTGCTTCGGCGAAGCCGCTGCCTGCACCTGTGCAGCCCATTGCTGCTGCGCCAGCTACGCCGGTAGCTGCACCTAAGCCGGCTGTTCCGGCTCCGACTGCAGCGCCGGTTACCAAGCCTGCCCCAGCCCCAGCCCCAGCCCCAGTCCCGGCTCAGGCTGTAGCCAAACCGGCCGAGAAGCCTGCACCAGCGCCTGCCGCCGCTACCGGCGGTGCGGCGGGTAACGGCTGGTACCGAAGCCAGGCAAGCAGCCACTTTGCCCTGCAGGTGCTTGGTACGAGCTCGGAGAGCAGCGCCAAGTCCTTCGTGCAGCAGAACGGCGGCCAGTACCGCTACTTCAAGAAGCAGCACCAGGGCAAGGCACTCTATGTGGTGACCTACGGCAGCTTTGCCAATCGTGCCGCCGCACAGGCCGCGATCAAGGCCTTGCCGGCCAAGGTCCAGGCTGGCAAACCCTGGCCCAAGACCTTCGCCAGCATTCAGCAGGAGATGGCTCGCTAG
- the aroB gene encoding 3-dehydroquinate synthase: protein MRTLQVDLGERSYPIHIGSGLLSRPELFTPHIAGRQVAIVTNETVAPLYLQRLTETLQGYSVLPVVLPDGEARKNWETLQLIFDALLGARHDRRTTVIALGGGVIGDMAGFAAACYQRGVDFIQVPTTLLSQVDSSVGGKTGINHPLGKNMVGAFYQPKAVIIDTDSLITLPARELSAGLAEVIKYGLICDEHFLPWLAEKMPALRGLDAGALTEAIERSCAAKARVVGVDERESGLRAILNLGHTFGHAIETQMGYGVWLHGEAVSAGTVMALEMSTRLGWISLDERDAAIRLLRNAGLPVVPPTDMTPEQFLQHMAVDKKVLDGQLRLVLLRRIGEAAVTAEYSREVLEATLATDYRALADQLGD, encoded by the coding sequence ATGCGGACACTTCAAGTCGATCTTGGCGAGCGTAGCTATCCCATTCATATCGGTTCCGGGTTGCTGTCGCGGCCGGAACTCTTCACGCCGCACATCGCCGGCCGTCAGGTAGCTATCGTCACCAACGAGACCGTGGCTCCCCTTTATCTGCAAAGGCTGACCGAGACGTTGCAGGGCTATTCCGTCCTGCCCGTCGTCCTGCCCGATGGCGAGGCCCGCAAGAACTGGGAAACGCTGCAACTGATCTTCGACGCCTTGCTGGGTGCGCGTCATGATCGCCGCACGACAGTCATCGCCCTGGGCGGCGGGGTCATCGGCGACATGGCCGGCTTTGCCGCTGCGTGCTACCAGCGTGGCGTGGACTTCATCCAGGTGCCTACGACCCTGTTATCCCAGGTGGACTCTTCGGTCGGGGGCAAGACCGGGATCAACCACCCGCTGGGCAAGAACATGGTGGGTGCCTTTTACCAGCCCAAGGCGGTGATCATCGATACCGACAGCCTGATTACTCTGCCGGCGCGCGAGCTGTCTGCAGGTCTGGCTGAAGTGATCAAGTACGGGCTGATCTGTGATGAGCACTTCCTGCCCTGGCTGGCCGAGAAGATGCCGGCTCTGCGCGGCCTCGACGCTGGCGCCCTGACCGAAGCCATCGAGCGCTCTTGCGCTGCCAAAGCGCGAGTGGTCGGTGTGGATGAGCGCGAGTCCGGCCTGCGCGCCATCCTCAATCTGGGGCACACCTTCGGCCATGCCATCGAGACCCAGATGGGCTACGGTGTCTGGCTGCATGGCGAGGCGGTCTCGGCGGGGACCGTCATGGCGCTGGAGATGTCCACTCGCCTGGGCTGGATTTCCCTGGATGAGCGCGATGCGGCAATCCGCCTGCTGCGCAACGCCGGCTTGCCGGTCGTGCCGCCAACGGACATGACGCCGGAGCAATTCCTCCAGCACATGGCCGTAGACAAGAAGGTGCTCGATGGCCAATTGCGTCTGGTGCTGTTGCGCCGGATCGGGGAGGCCGCCGTGACTGCCGAATATTCGCGTGAAGTGCTGGAGGCTACGCTGGCCACTGACTATCGCGCCCTGGCCGACCAGCTTGGAGACTAA
- the pilN gene encoding type 4a pilus biogenesis protein PilN — protein sequence MARINLLPWREQLREERKQRFLVALGAVLALGAGAVFLGDQYLNNAIENQQARNDFVRKEIAVLDARIKEISELKTRRQQLLERMKIIQDLQGNRPIIGRVFDQLVRTLPDGVFFTGLKMSGKSIAIVGAAESNNRVSNLMRNLDASEWLTSPNLTEVKAVTAGAVDQANVFQLTVQQTQPGAEDEQDKNGAAKQSAATTGAAK from the coding sequence ATGGCGCGCATCAACCTACTCCCCTGGCGCGAGCAGCTACGCGAGGAGCGCAAGCAGCGTTTCCTGGTGGCATTGGGAGCTGTTCTGGCGCTGGGCGCTGGCGCGGTGTTCCTGGGTGACCAGTATCTGAACAATGCAATCGAGAATCAGCAGGCGCGCAACGACTTCGTTCGCAAGGAAATCGCTGTCCTAGACGCCAGGATCAAGGAGATCAGCGAGCTGAAGACGCGCCGCCAGCAACTCCTCGAGCGTATGAAAATCATTCAGGACCTCCAGGGCAACCGGCCGATCATCGGTCGCGTGTTCGACCAACTGGTTCGCACCTTGCCGGACGGCGTTTTCTTTACCGGTCTGAAAATGTCCGGAAAGAGCATCGCCATTGTCGGTGCCGCAGAATCCAACAATCGGGTTTCCAACCTGATGCGCAACCTGGACGCGTCCGAGTGGCTGACGTCGCCGAACCTCACCGAGGTCAAGGCAGTCACCGCAGGTGCGGTCGATCAGGCCAACGTCTTCCAGCTCACCGTGCAGCAGACCCAGCCGGGCGCCGAAGACGAGCAGGACAAGAACGGCGCTGCCAAGCAAAGCGCTGCTACCACAGGAGCCGCGAAATGA
- the pilQ gene encoding type IV pilus secretin PilQ: protein MKSSLSRLGITLLAALLSPALLAANLQALDVAALPGDRVELKLAFDEPVAAPRGYTIEQPARIALDLPGVSNKLGTKNRELGVGNARSVTVVEAKDRTRLIINLSTLAPYSTRVDGRNLYVLVGDAGSAPAASRAANAAPAPTAAPLAASQPVKSYARAGRAIENIDFQRGDQGEGNVVITLSDPSVSPDIQEQGGKIRLDFSKTQLPEPLRVRLDVKDFATPVQFVSASGSGNNASISIEPTGFYDYLAYQTDNKLTVSIKPLTQDDVEKRKAERFAYSGEKLSLNFQDIDVRSVLQLIADFTDLNLVASDTVQGNITLRLQNVPWDQALDLVLKTKGLDKRKVGNVLLVAPADEIAARERQELESQKQIAELAPLRRELIQVNYAKAADIAKLFQSVTSGDPSAAGTDERGSITVDDRTNSIIAYQTQDKLDELRRIVTQLDIPVRQVMIEARIVEANVDYDKALGVNWRGASIGDNNFVIGGGGTGRPAANQAGNVNLASAPFVDLGATGATSSIGIGFITDNTILDLELSAMEKTGNGEIVSQPKVVTSDKETAKILKGAEVPYQEASSSGATSTSFKEAALSLEVTPQITPDNRIIMEVKVTKDEPDFANALNGVPPIKKNEVNAKVLVSDGETIVIGGVFSNTQTKAVDKVPFLGDLPFLGRMFRRDVVQDKKSELLVFLTPRIMNNQAIAVSR, encoded by the coding sequence ATGAAAAGCTCGCTATCGCGCCTAGGTATCACGCTATTGGCCGCCCTGCTGTCGCCAGCGCTGCTGGCTGCGAACCTGCAGGCACTGGATGTTGCGGCCCTGCCGGGCGACAGGGTTGAACTCAAGCTGGCATTCGACGAGCCGGTGGCCGCTCCGCGCGGCTACACCATCGAGCAGCCCGCTCGTATTGCCCTGGACCTGCCGGGTGTATCCAACAAGCTGGGTACGAAGAACCGCGAGCTGGGCGTGGGCAATGCCCGCAGCGTGACCGTGGTCGAAGCCAAGGATCGCACCCGCCTGATCATCAACCTGTCTACCCTGGCGCCTTACAGCACCCGTGTGGATGGTCGAAATCTCTACGTGCTGGTGGGTGATGCCGGTTCCGCACCGGCCGCGTCCCGCGCCGCCAACGCAGCCCCGGCGCCCACGGCTGCTCCGCTGGCCGCATCGCAGCCGGTCAAGAGCTACGCTCGTGCCGGCCGCGCAATCGAGAACATCGATTTCCAGCGTGGCGACCAGGGTGAAGGCAATGTGGTCATTACGCTGTCCGACCCTAGCGTCAGCCCGGACATTCAGGAACAAGGTGGCAAGATTCGCCTGGACTTCTCCAAGACCCAGCTCCCTGAGCCCCTGCGCGTGCGTCTGGACGTCAAGGACTTCGCCACACCGGTGCAGTTCGTCAGCGCGTCCGGCTCTGGCAACAATGCCAGCATTAGCATCGAGCCAACCGGTTTCTATGATTACCTGGCGTACCAGACCGACAACAAACTGACCGTCAGCATCAAGCCGCTGACCCAGGATGATGTTGAAAAGCGCAAGGCTGAGCGTTTCGCCTACTCCGGCGAGAAGCTGTCGCTGAACTTCCAGGACATCGACGTGCGTTCGGTGTTGCAGCTGATTGCCGACTTCACGGACCTGAACCTGGTGGCTTCGGACACTGTGCAGGGCAACATCACCCTGCGCCTGCAGAATGTGCCCTGGGATCAGGCGCTGGATCTGGTGCTGAAGACCAAGGGTCTGGACAAGCGCAAGGTCGGTAACGTGCTGCTGGTTGCGCCGGCTGACGAGATCGCCGCGCGCGAGCGGCAGGAGCTGGAATCGCAGAAGCAGATCGCCGAGCTGGCGCCCCTGCGTCGCGAGCTGATCCAGGTGAACTACGCCAAGGCTGCGGATATTGCCAAGCTGTTCCAGTCCGTCACCAGCGGTGATCCGAGTGCTGCCGGCACTGACGAGCGCGGCTCCATCACGGTGGATGACCGTACCAACAGCATCATTGCCTATCAGACCCAGGACAAGCTGGACGAGCTGCGTCGTATCGTCACCCAACTGGATATTCCGGTTCGCCAGGTGATGATCGAAGCACGCATCGTCGAAGCCAACGTCGATTATGACAAGGCCCTGGGCGTCAACTGGCGCGGCGCGAGCATCGGCGACAACAACTTCGTCATCGGCGGCGGTGGTACTGGTCGTCCGGCTGCTAACCAGGCCGGCAACGTGAACCTCGCCAGCGCGCCCTTCGTCGATCTGGGTGCCACGGGGGCCACCTCCAGCATCGGTATCGGTTTCATCACCGATAACACCATTCTCGACCTCGAACTGTCGGCGATGGAGAAGACTGGCAATGGCGAGATCGTGTCGCAGCCGAAGGTGGTTACCTCGGACAAGGAAACCGCCAAGATCCTGAAGGGTGCCGAAGTGCCTTACCAGGAAGCCAGCTCCAGCGGCGCCACCAGCACCTCCTTCAAGGAAGCGGCCCTGTCCCTGGAAGTGACTCCGCAGATCACGCCGGACAACCGCATCATCATGGAGGTCAAGGTCACCAAGGATGAGCCGGACTTCGCCAACGCGCTGAACGGTGTACCGCCGATCAAGAAAAACGAGGTCAATGCCAAGGTACTGGTCAGCGATGGTGAAACCATTGTCATAGGTGGGGTATTCTCCAACACCCAAACCAAGGCGGTGGACAAGGTGCCCTTCCTCGGCGACCTGCCCTTCCTCGGCCGCATGTTCCGTCGCGACGTGGTTCAGGACAAGAAATCCGAGCTCCTGGTATTCCTCACTCCCCGCATCATGAACAACCAGGCCATTGCGGTGAGTCGCTGA